GCATAGTGAAGTATTATAGTCGGATGAACCAGCATTTACCTCTCATTTATGTCAAGTTGTACACGTACCAGGTGAATATCAATCTAGCATTTTAACATTGTCTTTTTCTTAAGATTTGTATCACTGTCTGTTAATAATCTTTCTTTACTGAGGTAAATTATTACTTGTTTGTTATGTAGATTTGTCGTGCACTTGCTTATATTCATCGTGTTATAGGGGTGTGCCATCGGGACATTAAGCCACAAAATCTTCTGGTGAGATCCTCATAATTTCTTGTTTTTTAAGATTCTGTGAcgaatttcattttctttcttagACTTGTCAGTATAACTTATTCTATGTGAAGGCAATTTTTGTGATGGTGCAGACGTACTATCATGATAGAATATTGAGGAATTATGATATGTTGATCTCATGCATGGGGATGAAATATTTACTCTAAGCCTCTTGTTAGATAATAAATTCTGGAAATTATAAGCTGTCATTCAAAGATATTATATCAGCTATTGTAATGCAGGGCTGGTTGGGGCCAGATGATTTCAAGATGTGATAGGTTTCTttgaaatatttctttttttacttttcatgatgtatcttCATCATTTTCTTCAATATAAAGTCAATTAGCAAATGTTTTATGAGACCTTTTGAATGCTAACATTGTAAGGAAACCACTTAGTAGTTAATTTGAGCCAATTAAGAGTTCCAATGATTGAAGGAAAGAAGCCAGTTTGCCAACATAATGCTGGCATTGAAGTTTTCCATTCTGTGCAAATGAGATGGCGTCATAGTGCTGGTAGACAGAGACCAGGCAAGCAGTCATGGGCATTTTATGGGCTGACATGTTATGGCTACACCAATGTGCTTTATAGTTGAAATGATTTATTGCAAGATCTGAataaggatttgaattcaaaACACATATGGAAGTTGATTTTGACGTCGTAATAATATCGTTTGAATTGTTGACTCTTTTTTTTCCAGGTCAATCCCCACACTCACGAAATAAAGCTTTGTGACTTTGGTAGCGCCAAGAAGTTGGTAGGTCAGATATATGTGCTTGATCATTGAACGGTGTTATTCTCATATTTGACATCGAATGATCCAATTTCAGGTTCCAGGAGAGCCTAATATATCTTACATTTGCTCACGGTACTATAGGGCACCTGAGCTTATTTTTGGAGCTACAGAGTATAGCACAGCTATTGACATGTGGTCTGTTGGTTGTGTGTTAGCTGAGCTTCTCATAGGACAGGTAAGCACTACTGTTTTTATTAAACACAATTTTTATTATGAGGAATCCAGCATTCAATGTTTAAGTTAATTTTTTTCCTCTAGTCATCAGGTGTGGCATTAATATTATGAATTGAATAGGTTATCCAGCTAGATACACACTTCTAAAATAAGATTTATCTAGCCATTTTATAGCTATTTGTTGCTCCTCAGTGGAGAAAACAAATGGCTTAAGTTGGAATTTCATGTTTGATGGAATAGAGAACAAGAATTTGAGCAGCAGTGAGAATTATTGACTGATGGTTTGACTCCAGACATGCTGTTTATTTGTGTTAATTTTCTTGAATCGGTTGGCATTGAGTAACCTGCTCATGTAGTATACTTTCACCAGGCTCCAGAAAGTTTATACCTGTATCATTGtattattttatagaaataatttattttgGGAAAACATTTTCTACATGCTTCTTTACCATCGTGTAACATATATCATCGCAGACCATTTGTGATGCTGTATCTCATCATCCTTGATGCTACCTGTTAGTTCATGTCATGCTTCTTCTGCAGTTTCTTGGTTTTAGTCTTTCCTAGGCACCGTCTTACTGAAGTATATCATCATTTTTCTTGCAGCCTATATTTCCTGGGGAAAGTGGTGTTGATCAGCTGGTGGAAATTATAAAGGTTGTATATCCATAAATGACATTTAAGTGCATCTTATCTCAAGTAAGTTCTATCCACTTGTTGATCTTAATTCTACATGAATGTTTTTGCTTACAGATTTTAGGTACACCAACACGAGAAGAAATCAAATGTATGAACCCAAATTACACGGAGTTCAAATTTCCCCAGATCAAAGCTCATCCTTGGCACAAGGTTggtcaagctagcatgttttactAAAGGTCCTATAATATATCCAAATGATTAAATCACCACCCCTTTCCAGCTTTTTCACAAGTGGATACCTCCTGAAGCAGTTGATCTTGTGTCGAGGCTGCTTCAGTACTCACCTAATCTGCGTTTTACGGCTGTAAGAGTTCATTCTGCACAAATTATTTAGTGTTTTGCTGATCTGGCCTCTATTAGTGGTATCATGACTATTTTTGGTTACAATATCTATTACTCTGATGAAATTGTCATCATTTGTGCATCTTGCATAATGATGCTCAAAGTTATTTCTGATAGTCTGGAGCATTTCTCGTGAGCGATTTTTAATGGATAGGGTTCTAATAGGAAGTTGTGTCATCCATAGGTTACTTTAGTTGATTGAAGCTCTAAACTTAAGACATAGACAACAGTATTTACAAGTTGGTTTTGTTTCTATCTGTTTACTTTGTAAGAAACATCTTTCATCATGAATTTTCTACTCACCATTTTTCTACAAGCCAAATTTTTCGTCGGTAGGTTTCTTGTCAATACTTGTTCAGTTGAAGGTGTCAGTAGTTTTTGCTGATAAAGACTTTGACAGCTTATTGCAAAGTCCTGGGCTCGAATTCTGTCTTTGTTACTTACCCTttgcaaaaataaaaaacttGTACTGTTGATCTATTTTTAGTTCAAACAATTTGATGGCTTTACTTGTCATAAATTGCCTGTAACAATGTTGATTAGCCGGTGTTTTGTTGTTTAAAACATTGAAAATGAATCAACTGTACCTGTACCACTGTATGTATATTTGGTTTTACCTATTAATCAATTTCATCATGTTGGTCCACAATGAATTTGGCTTTGCCTTGTGAACTGTTAATGGTTGCTACTTGAAACAAACAGTATCAACCTGTAATATAAGCTATACTAGTGATGGtaagattttttaatattatgcatctacaattcaataataaatgccTTTTTCAAGGTAAGATTTGTGAATTTGCAATGGAACACATGCCTTGTTTCTGCACTTACAATTTGCTCACTGGTTGGCGATTGTATTTGTAGCTACATATATAACCAATTAAACTAGTATGTTACAGAATATTGTATGTTTTGGTCAAAGAAAACTATGTTGTCTAGCATACACTATTGAGAAAGATATCAATCTTGTGGTTCCAAAATTCTCCTTGTgttttgtcttgtatatgttaATAAGGTTGGTTGTTGTGCTGGCATTTCATGGAACTAGCTTTTTCTGCTGAGTACATTTCCTGGTCTTTCTTGCTTATGGTCTTATACTCTTAGTTATTGTCAAATTCTTCTCAACACCTTATTCTGTAGAACATCTATTAGTATCTTATCATTGATTGACAACGGCAGTCATGACATTAACTGTGAGATCATTATATTTGGTTGTACTTTATGTCCTACATCACTGCACCTTGTATTTGTTGGCATGATTTTCAGATTAGCTACAGAGATGATAATGAAGCCATTAAATTCTTGTCCACGGATATTGTTGTTAGATTTGAGAAGTAAAGGTTAAATTATTTTGAGAAGTAGCTATCCATAGTACATTTGATGATGATCTCCAAGATCTTGACTTTTATGAAACTATCATTTTTATCATCTCACTCCCTAGTTCTGATCTCAAATCTCATGAAGAATGCTTGATGCTCTCTGCAAACTTTTGTGGGAGACCATTGCAGTTGCTTAGGCCTTTTGTCTTGAGTATTCTACTGTTTCCTGTTTACCAAATCATCATGGTGTCATGTCTATCAATTGCATTGCTAGGCAAGTCTGTTTTCCTTTTCCGATCACCTTAAATTTAAACAACTATCAGGTTATTTGATCCTGACATCATCTTTACCTTCTTATGAAGGCATCTTATGATATTTGATTAAGGCTATAGTTTAAATCTGCCTAGTGCTTGCATCTTTTTCTGTACTGTTCACCTTCTAGTCAATGATGTATGGTGCAGCATCTGTTTAGtcattgtttttgttttcttttcatcCGTGCTGCAGCTGGAGGCCTGTGCTCATCCATTCTTTGATGAGTTGAGAGACCCTAACACACGTTTGTTGAATGGGCAGCCCCTTCCTCCTCTGTTCAACTTCACGTCTCAAGGTAAGATCCTGCCTGCCTTATTGTTTATTGGGTTCTCAAGGAAAGCTGTTAATAAGTCATCTAAATTTGTCTGCAGAGCTTGAAGGTACTTCCCCGGAACTGATTCAACGCCTCATTCCTGAGCATGTAAGGTGCATACAGTGATTGGAAGAAGTTTAAAGTCTGGTGTTGATCTGAAGAACTTAAAAGTGGTTCGCATATTTACAGTATTCTTACCTTGTATGGAGCCCTGAAGTGATTGGTGATCAAACCTGAATCTGATTGGTAAGAGGAACACAGAGACAAACATATTGGATGAAGATTGTTTGTGGAGGTCAAGGAAGATATCTTTGACTTCTAGGTTTTCCTTTATGGGCAATCCCAAGAATGTTGGAGAAGATATTAATTTGTGAAATACTGAGGTGGCTTCAGGGACCTGGGCAAGAAGGGTAAGAGTTATAATCTTTCAGCAATCTACGTTTGTAATATGTGAAAGAAGGATGATAAACCATTTACCAGTTTCTGTAGCTTCACGATCCAAGGCTGATGTAAGTGCCGATTTGTTGTTGAAATCTTATTGTATGTAGTATTTGAATTGATTTAAAGGTGCTTCTGAGACACTGGTATCTGCCTTCCTATCATAGATCAGTTGTGAGTTCTGTCATTGATCTTGGTAACGGCCGATTTATGGCGTATAACATGATTGTGATAAGAACTAGGAATTTTTTGTACAATGGCGTCTTGGTAACGGATGATTTATTCTAAATCAAAATAGCTTGTAACCCTCTGAGTGTGATAACAAAAAGGAACTAGGGTTACTTTTTGCAGGCTGCTAGGACACTGCACGGTGGTGTCTGCACttgccggtgaactttcgaccttCAAATAGGACGATCAAGTGTCCCAAAAGAAATAATAGCGGCTCAAAATCGTCCAAAGATTACGATCTGATCTTTGTCTACTTAGGGGCTCCAATTGGCAAAGGTTTCTAGACTTCAGGTAATCATACTGCATGACTAAAAGTGGATCAATGCCAAGATGAATTACGACCTTCTAATAGGCAGATCAAGTGTGTCGAAAAAGAATTAATATTACCGCTCTTTGTCTACTTGGGGTGATCCGACTCCAGCCGGCAACGTAAGGTTTCAGACTTAAGGTAATCTTACCGCATGACTACAAATGGATCAATGCCCGAAAAGAAGAAGAATTATTGGCAATCCGTCCAACGGTCTACTTCATATTGTCACGCCTTGACCAGAATCTAAATGGTGCAGAAGGTAAGGGACTTCCTCCTCATCGCGCTATGTTACTTGTGACGCAACTATACAGGTTTCGACTTCAACCTTAAGTGGATAACATTCCAGTTGTTGATGCTCACCTGACCCTATCTCTACAATCGCGAATGATCAAGATAATAGGATGCATAAATATATCTATATGCTTGCATAGCTatacttataaataaataaataaatttaagaatCATAATTAATCTATATTTACCATTTCATATGTACTTAGAAAAATGAGATTTAGCTTACAATTAATATTAGTGCAAGATATCCATACTCTCAAGCTTCAACTTCCTTATTTGAGCACCAATAGTTAAAATCTTAATGACGATGAAAGAATGAACTGTCATTGTCCAATCAAAGTTAATGAATCCAAATCGTCAACATAAGATAattaaagaaaataatagaagataagaataattattgaagaagttttattgaagaaatgaaaatgcttcaatacattaacatattccctctcctatttctcctgataaggataccaatcttggatcgatacaaagaatggtttacaagcgagagacttcgtgagtagggcaagagcagatcgctgctactGTTGCGATTGCTGTTACTGTGAGGGCATAGGcattcccttcgttctccttaaatccgtccttcgttctccttaagtccaccggCTGTTAGTGGATCagcgaaggcagcgaaggctaccgcgatgaggaagatgaggattggccatggagcctcttaggaatgtggctgtAGTGGCATTGGTCGTTagccgaagacaagggcgaagcttcgcttttctcaatgacgttggtcgctggccaaaggctaGAGCGAAACTTCACTTTTTTCACTGCTCTAATACcataaagaaaataatagaagataagaacaattattgaaaaagctttattgaagaaatgaaaatgcttcaatacattaacatgttccctctcctatttatacaaattagaagAAAGTATTTCCgtcaatagaggattttcctcaacagaataaaaagatttccttatataattgaggaaatcttatcttctatcaataataacATGGAGGGTAAAATATAGTttgtttaataaaataaaatataaataaaaatatataaaatatataacttATAAAAGTCGACaatatcaaaatcatcatcactcAAAACTAGCTTACACATCAAATCTTCTATATTTTGTCTACAAGGCAACTAATCAATAAAATATATCTCAAATATATAATCCAAAGTCGTTGCTTCAACATCTATAAGTTGTGGTTGGAAACCTCTAAAATCAAAACAATATTGTTTGGACTAAACTCAATTGAGACACCACAAACGTAAAAGTGGATCCCTCAATCCAATGTTCCCAAATACTATATAGAGCATATTGACACATAAGAATATTGGGAATATGTCAGGAATATCTACTA
The DNA window shown above is from Musa acuminata AAA Group cultivar baxijiao chromosome BXJ2-4, Cavendish_Baxijiao_AAA, whole genome shotgun sequence and carries:
- the LOC135610250 gene encoding shaggy-related protein kinase epsilon-like isoform X2; translation: MHMMRRLKSIASGRSSVSDPGGDLGTKRAKFDQEGGEILTERHLVEDKVSTMDQRISLYHLDLDASTSSTDPPARFEAATMDQLPREMHGMTIREDKPDGHNEKELDGSMTNGKGTMTGQIIATTIGGRDGQPKQTISYMAERIVGTGSFGVVFQAKCVETGEAVAIKKVLQDKRYKNRELQIMLLLDHPNVVQLKHYFFSTTEKDEIYLNLVLEYVSETLYRIVKYYSRMNQHLPLIYVKLYTYQICRALAYIHRVIGVCHRDIKPQNLLVNPHTHEIKLCDFGSAKKLVPGEPNISYICSRYYRAPELIFGATEYSTAIDMWSVGCVLAELLIGQPIFPGESGVDQLVEIIKILGTPTREEIKCMNPNYTEFKFPQIKAHPWHKLFHKWIPPEAVDLVSRLLQYSPNLRFTALEACAHPFFDELRDPNTRLLNGQPLPPLFNFTSQELEGTSPELIQRLIPEHVSILTLYGALK
- the LOC135610250 gene encoding shaggy-related protein kinase epsilon-like isoform X1, which produces MHMMRRLKSIASGRSSVSDPGGDLGTKRAKFDQEGGEILTERHLVEDKVSTMDQRISLYHLDLDASTSSTDPPARFEAATMDQLPREMHGMTIREDKPDGHNEKELDGSMTNGKGTMTGQIIATTIGGRDGQPKQTISYMAERIVGTGSFGVVFQAKCVETGEAVAIKKVLQDKRYKNRELQIMLLLDHPNVVQLKHYFFSTTEKDEIYLNLVLEYVSETLYRIVKYYSRMNQHLPLIYVKLYTYQICRALAYIHRVIGVCHRDIKPQNLLVNPHTHEIKLCDFGSAKKLVPGEPNISYICSRYYRAPELIFGATEYSTAIDMWSVGCVLAELLIGQPIFPGESGVDQLVEIIKILGTPTREEIKCMNPNYTEFKFPQIKAHPWHKLFHKWIPPEAVDLVSRLLQYSPNLRFTALEACAHPFFDELRDPNTRLLNGQPLPPLFNFTSQELEGTSPELIQRLIPEHYSYLVWSPEVIGDQT